One window of the Capnocytophaga haemolytica genome contains the following:
- a CDS encoding porin family protein has product MKKLILLLAALVGGYTAVGQTTVGLEVRAGLNVSGLYLSELGDADNYPNAGINAGALFTVNFPKGFGLETGLVFSMKGNTLENVVDTRTEYRKDAQYVFRNYLEMPVHFRYRIPVSDKVTLTARVGPYVALGLYGNVKEEHTTDNPGERRHTDSKWHSLTVGTGEKDDFKPFDVGIQIGTGVEVWRFTGSVQFGYGFTDVLPQHTYGNSRNMVFSISAGYRIF; this is encoded by the coding sequence ATGAAGAAACTAATTTTACTATTGGCAGCCCTCGTAGGGGGCTATACAGCGGTAGGACAAACTACCGTAGGTTTAGAGGTACGCGCAGGGCTGAACGTCTCAGGGCTTTACCTCTCAGAATTGGGAGATGCGGACAATTACCCCAATGCAGGTATCAACGCAGGGGCACTTTTTACGGTGAACTTCCCGAAAGGTTTTGGCTTGGAGACGGGCTTGGTATTCTCAATGAAAGGCAACACCTTGGAAAATGTGGTTGATACGCGCACGGAGTACCGCAAGGATGCGCAATACGTCTTCCGCAACTACTTGGAGATGCCTGTGCATTTCAGGTATCGCATACCTGTAAGCGATAAAGTAACGCTCACCGCACGGGTAGGACCTTATGTGGCACTTGGTTTATACGGCAATGTGAAGGAAGAGCATACCACTGACAACCCTGGCGAGCGACGTCATACGGACTCTAAATGGCACTCCTTGACCGTAGGTACAGGTGAAAAGGACGACTTTAAGCCTTTCGACGTAGGGATTCAGATAGGCACAGGCGTGGAAGTGTGGCGCTTTACAGGTTCAGTACAGTTTGGCTATGGCTTCACCGATGTGCTGCCTCAGCACACTTATGGCAACTCGCGCAATATGGTGTTTAGCATCTCAGCAGGGTATAGGATATTTTAG
- a CDS encoding DUF2004 domain-containing protein, translated as MAEITLKTKYFGQLNFPAEEGIVADLVVNFEGEELEISFDIFDKLVEEKNIATVQLLLDNAEAMYSKAKAYIKANYKTDEVIAEFIEWHIEELSEEFVDAYGTEEEVTAEEIIRQLRLTHLWLSPNEEVQGGVEITYDFTLQEVSDEILAVRFDKSLEITDVVWER; from the coding sequence ATGGCAGAGATTACATTAAAAACTAAGTATTTTGGGCAGTTGAACTTCCCTGCTGAGGAGGGTATTGTAGCAGACCTTGTTGTGAATTTCGAGGGTGAGGAGTTAGAAATTAGCTTTGACATCTTTGATAAATTGGTAGAGGAGAAGAATATTGCTACAGTGCAGCTTCTTTTGGATAATGCTGAGGCAATGTACAGCAAAGCGAAGGCGTATATCAAAGCCAACTACAAAACCGATGAGGTCATCGCTGAGTTTATAGAGTGGCACATTGAGGAACTCTCTGAGGAGTTTGTAGATGCGTATGGCACGGAAGAGGAGGTTACTGCTGAGGAGATTATTAGGCAGCTGCGATTGACACATTTATGGCTTAGCCCTAATGAGGAAGTGCAAGGAGGGGTAGAGATTACTTATGATTTTACGCTACAAGAGGTATCGGACGAGATCTTAGCCGTACGCTTTGATAAGAGTCTTGAAATAACAGATGTGGTTTGGGAAAGATAA
- the miaB gene encoding tRNA (N6-isopentenyl adenosine(37)-C2)-methylthiotransferase MiaB, whose translation MAKEIDEAKQGQSLVMATNAQNTKKLYIESYGCQMNFSDSEIVASILSKVGYNTTDQLEEADLVLINTCSVREKAEQTIRKRLEQFNSYKRKKPAMKVGVLGCMAERVKHAFLEEEKIVDMVVGPDAYKDLPNLLEDVESGREAVNVILSKDETYADIAPIRLGSNGVTAFVSITRGCDNMCTFCIVPFTRGRERSRDPYSILNEIGDLAERGFKEVTLLGQNVDSYLWYGGGLKKDFAKASEMQQATAVNFAGLLDMVATAYPKMRIRFSTSNPQDMTLDVIDTMARHHNICKYIHLPVQSGSNRILKAMNRLHTREEYFKLIDDIRERIPDCAISQDMIAGFPTETEEDHRDTLSLMEYVKYDFGFMFAYSERPGTLAARKIEDDVPEEVKKRRLMEIIDLQQKHSAIRTQAQVGKVVEVLIEGTSKKSAEQWMGRNTQNTVVVFPKGDYKVGDFVDVLVESCTSTTLIGKAVGKTGYFNE comes from the coding sequence ATGGCAAAAGAAATAGACGAAGCTAAGCAAGGGCAAAGCCTTGTGATGGCTACTAATGCTCAGAATACTAAGAAGTTATACATAGAGAGCTACGGCTGTCAGATGAATTTTTCCGATAGCGAGATCGTAGCGTCTATCCTCTCGAAGGTGGGTTACAACACTACCGATCAACTTGAGGAGGCGGATTTGGTGCTTATCAATACTTGTTCGGTACGCGAGAAAGCCGAGCAAACTATACGTAAGCGTTTGGAACAGTTCAACAGCTATAAGCGCAAGAAGCCCGCGATGAAGGTGGGCGTGCTGGGCTGTATGGCAGAGCGCGTAAAGCACGCTTTTTTGGAAGAGGAAAAGATAGTCGATATGGTGGTAGGTCCTGATGCGTATAAAGACCTTCCCAACCTCTTGGAGGACGTGGAAAGCGGGCGTGAGGCAGTGAATGTGATCCTCTCTAAGGACGAGACCTACGCGGATATTGCCCCTATTAGGCTCGGCAGCAATGGGGTTACGGCTTTTGTGTCCATCACACGCGGTTGCGACAATATGTGTACGTTCTGCATTGTTCCTTTCACTCGTGGACGGGAACGCAGCCGCGACCCTTACTCCATCCTCAATGAGATTGGCGACCTTGCTGAGCGTGGTTTTAAGGAGGTTACGCTGCTGGGGCAGAATGTCGATAGCTATCTGTGGTATGGCGGCGGCCTCAAGAAGGACTTTGCTAAGGCCAGCGAGATGCAGCAAGCCACTGCGGTGAACTTTGCAGGGCTGCTGGATATGGTAGCAACGGCTTACCCCAAGATGCGCATTCGCTTCTCGACCTCCAATCCGCAAGATATGACCCTCGATGTGATCGACACAATGGCACGGCATCACAACATCTGCAAGTATATTCACCTACCCGTGCAGAGCGGCAGCAATCGCATCTTAAAGGCGATGAATAGGTTGCACACGCGTGAGGAGTATTTTAAGCTCATTGATGATATACGGGAGCGCATTCCTGATTGTGCTATTTCTCAGGATATGATTGCGGGCTTCCCCACAGAGACAGAGGAAGATCACCGCGATACATTGAGCCTTATGGAGTACGTAAAGTACGATTTCGGCTTTATGTTTGCCTACTCAGAGCGACCCGGTACGCTGGCTGCGCGCAAGATAGAAGACGATGTGCCCGAGGAGGTAAAGAAACGCCGCCTTATGGAGATTATCGACTTGCAACAGAAGCACAGTGCTATTCGCACGCAGGCGCAAGTGGGCAAGGTGGTAGAAGTGCTCATTGAAGGCACCAGCAAGAAGTCTGCCGAGCAGTGGATGGGGCGCAATACCCAGAATACGGTGGTGGTATTCCCCAAAGGGGACTATAAGGTAGGCGACTTTGTAGATGTGCTGGTAGAAAGCTGCACCTCGACCACGCTCATCGGCAAGGCAGTAGGGAAGACGGGGTATTTTAATGAATAA
- a CDS encoding S-ribosylhomocysteine lyase, translating to MERIASFCIDHLKLERGIYVSRKDYVGSEVLTSFDIRMKRPYREPVLGGAEIHTMEHLAATWLRNSAWKDKIIYWGPMGCMTGNYLILAGDYTSKDIVPLITELFEYMAAFEGEIPGASALECGNFYNNNLPMAKYEAKKYLEEVLYHLTDANLEYPK from the coding sequence ATGGAAAGAATAGCGAGTTTTTGTATTGATCACTTAAAGTTAGAGCGCGGCATCTACGTATCGCGCAAGGATTATGTGGGCAGCGAGGTGCTGACCTCTTTTGATATCCGTATGAAACGCCCTTACCGCGAGCCTGTACTCGGTGGGGCAGAAATCCACACAATGGAGCACTTGGCGGCTACGTGGCTGCGCAATAGTGCGTGGAAAGACAAAATCATCTATTGGGGGCCTATGGGCTGTATGACAGGCAATTATCTGATATTGGCAGGCGATTATACCTCAAAGGATATTGTACCCCTGATAACAGAGCTCTTTGAGTATATGGCAGCTTTTGAGGGAGAGATACCCGGTGCCTCTGCCTTAGAGTGCGGCAATTTTTACAATAATAACTTGCCAATGGCGAAGTACGAAGCGAAGAAATACTTAGAGGAAGTGCTTTATCATTTGACAGATGCTAATTTGGAGTATCCGAAGTAG
- a CDS encoding type II toxin-antitoxin system YoeB family toxin produces the protein MNELKRHPEIGTGHPEKLKGGTDEMSRRIDSKHRLIYQVDEENKKVFLISAWGHYGDK, from the coding sequence GTGAATGAATTAAAAAGACATCCTGAAATAGGAACAGGACATCCAGAAAAGTTAAAAGGGGGAACTGATGAAATGTCGCGGAGAATAGACAGCAAACACCGATTGATCTATCAGGTAGATGAGGAAAATAAGAAGGTATTCCTTATATCTGCTTGGGGACACTACGGAGATAAATAA
- a CDS encoding porin family protein translates to MKKGILLAVSALAGVFAANAQIDSTQVAPVRDTLVTPTVQEAPRDTTDVSAQRPSSRHNEVWNKVGLEVRGGLNIAWISHELSPIPMQVSPNVGLHLGCLATLNFSKYLGMETGLVFTSKGETWKVDGYNRNTGARIEGEANLYCNYLELPVHFRVRVPLGNVTLFARTGPYFAFATHGNVLAKGDFVTFARGGNRSSSTDKERFKLKVGNTADADFRSFDSGWAIATGVEIGKATIGLQFSFGFLDVYNTPFNTYDPQTGTRGQAEWGDTRNYAFTITGGYRFF, encoded by the coding sequence ATGAAAAAAGGTATCTTATTAGCAGTAAGTGCGTTAGCAGGTGTATTCGCTGCCAATGCACAAATAGATAGCACGCAGGTGGCACCAGTGCGCGACACCTTAGTGACCCCCACAGTGCAGGAAGCCCCTCGCGACACCACCGATGTGAGTGCACAACGCCCTTCAAGCCGCCACAATGAGGTGTGGAACAAAGTAGGTTTGGAAGTGCGCGGCGGGCTTAACATCGCGTGGATATCACACGAACTATCGCCCATACCAATGCAAGTCAGCCCCAATGTAGGGCTGCACCTCGGCTGCTTGGCAACGCTGAACTTCTCAAAATACCTCGGTATGGAAACGGGGTTGGTATTTACCTCAAAAGGTGAAACGTGGAAGGTTGATGGCTATAACCGCAATACAGGTGCCCGCATAGAAGGTGAGGCGAACCTCTACTGCAATTATTTAGAACTGCCTGTGCATTTTAGGGTACGTGTACCACTGGGCAACGTAACACTATTTGCGCGCACAGGTCCTTATTTTGCTTTTGCTACCCACGGCAATGTGCTTGCTAAAGGCGATTTTGTCACCTTTGCCAGAGGGGGCAATAGGAGCAGTAGTACCGATAAGGAGCGTTTTAAACTGAAAGTGGGCAACACTGCCGACGCTGATTTCCGCAGTTTCGATAGTGGTTGGGCAATTGCCACAGGGGTCGAAATCGGTAAGGCTACCATAGGCTTGCAGTTTAGCTTTGGCTTCTTGGATGTGTATAACACGCCTTTCAACACTTACGACCCTCAAACAGGCACCCGAGGGCAAGCCGAGTGGGGCGATACACGCAATTATGCCTTTACCATCACAGGAGGCTATCGCTTCTTTTAG